One region of Melitaea cinxia chromosome 29, ilMelCinx1.1, whole genome shotgun sequence genomic DNA includes:
- the LOC123667851 gene encoding protein CDV3 homolog, whose product MADLDDFFAKKDRKKSKSVKKFATADELAKKLEDTKQKADVRPKKERPVQEGEETGRAGEEEEWKDYEEPVKDYTGLKIQVLQGNAGAQESGRDSSAEDSAPENTKNKGPWNKPVEVEQAAPPAPPPEEKVKSQPSTYVPPQSRNRDVEPVRRHASSKNAPDIHNDDYFPVLGAGGKRGGGWSTAGGGAPARPSSVRQPLALGNRYTSLQDDS is encoded by the exons ATGGCTGATCTAGATGATTTCTTCGCGAAGAAGGATCGCAAaaagtcaaaatcggtcaaaaAGTTCGCGACTGCTGACGAGTTAGCAAAAAAATTGGAGGATACAAAACAAAAAGCTGATGTCAGGCCGAAGAAGGAGCGGCCAGTGCAGGAAGGAGAAGAGACCGGCCGAGCGGGG GAGGAAGAAGAATGGAAAGACTACGAAGAACCAGTGAAAGACTACACGGGTCTCAAGATCCAGGTGCTCCAGGGTAACGCGGGCGCTCAAGAGTCGGGACGCGACAGTTCCGCTGAAGACTCAGCGCCAGAGAACACCAAAAATAAAGGGCCCTGGAATAAACCG GTGGAAGTAGAGCAAGCGGCGCCCCCGGCCCCCCCTCCGGAAGAGAAGGTCAAGTCTCAGCCTTCGACGTACGTGCCGCCGCAATCCCGTAACCGGGACGTGGAACCGGTGCGCAGACACGCGAGC TCCAAGAACGCGCCGGACATCCACAACGACGACTACTTCCCAGTGCTGGGGGCGGGCGGCAAGCGCGGGGGCGGCTGGAGCACGGCGGGGGGCGGCGCGCCCGCCCGCCCGAGCAGTGTGCGCCAGCCGCTCGCGCTCGGGAACCGCTACACCTCGCTGCAGGACGACAGCTAG